In Deinococcus psychrotolerans, a genomic segment contains:
- a CDS encoding DUF11 domain-containing protein gives MRLDWPSSSTRPRLLAKLALRLAFCLPVIGGAALADATSSGSYCTAIYGVGGNAITFFNTTNSTFSTLTTNPSASDMNATGVDRSNGRIYYVDRGVSAVWYYDPISQQHVKVGNFSPPPGVSPTNLIAGGFDENGNYYIYYGEGSYTTLNKSTGQAAPYKKLSYNGNPALSSTTNGDIAFNGTQGYLIYETGSSRRSNVFDFNSSTGALSNPKPMTLNGSPVTSDSNGGINGLAYEPASGTFYISTSGGTITGGLYQLDVSSGAITLKNKISGINDLSSCSRPRPFPPSVTKVFNPPAANAPAANKERVSTLSLTINNPNAAPLYLNSSFDDVFPTSPAQMSIASTPNLTITPANCVASSKVVATAGATRLTVVDGAGFASGSCTISVNVTVPKAGSYLNTVAAGELDTTTGKNPQPTSATLTVTPVDIKVVKTGPATANVGEVFSFTVTSSNVSQGTALNVVTTDTLPAGLNFVSADNGGTYNAPSRTVTWPTVASLAPNAKQVYSVSVSADVVSAGQSLTNVAKVATPTPETDLTNNTDQATVKITNPTVPVPNSGTCTTAAPYLQTFNSGGPLAEVRNHRYLTDANTVTNTDGSYTVWNQIDHTGNGGSALYYNIANFENKNGGNLTTPGLLYESQITVPAGSTISYENYVRSHSNTATQLQYRFYDGVSGSLLQSYNGALATTDYTKQSVPSFVSPSNKVIVRLYTLKDGTTADLNVLKLDDIKLTCPLPAAALSITKTHTPATFQVLQAGLYTINVSNAVSSAATSGVITVKDQLPVGIGAALPSGFSPAAGWTCTYSGEAEQGVGYAPNPNEAQLLTCTTTTVLASGSSVNLSIPVNVTPKAGSNVVNKASVGGGGDTDPLPDPATCTVGAQCAQDTAPVTPLPVPPATCSTGTPTNLLASPITGYQDNDSATLQSDGKLITDAAAYSTGTGPSGSFVIDGTYFFNNGYGPISKASTLQLVVNGTVYASFLTEDAYSGRASVVPANGASLEGGAASLTLNRYTSSKIWVTLPSSVKSISSVQVKFISNASGGGVSDDYGFTVANALACTQPAPPKALLDKTVQNITANGPVTRDSLGKPGDVLEYCLTASNIGNTSVTKLGLGDNIPASTTAQVGGYGPGKDVKYTLPDGTTKFLTFAADGDAAQLGKDTNGITPRLFVNDTTLTLAPSKSFIVCFRATIN, from the coding sequence ATGAGATTGGACTGGCCCTCTTCCTCGACTAGGCCCCGTTTGCTCGCCAAGCTGGCGCTGCGGCTCGCCTTCTGCCTACCGGTCATTGGTGGCGCTGCCCTCGCGGACGCAACGTCCAGCGGAAGCTACTGCACCGCAATCTACGGTGTCGGTGGCAACGCCATCACCTTTTTCAACACCACCAACAGCACCTTCTCGACCTTGACGACCAATCCTTCTGCCAGCGATATGAACGCCACCGGCGTCGACCGCAGCAACGGCAGAATTTATTACGTCGACCGTGGGGTTTCGGCTGTTTGGTATTACGACCCGATCAGCCAGCAGCATGTCAAGGTGGGCAACTTTAGTCCGCCTCCGGGCGTCTCGCCCACCAATTTGATTGCTGGCGGCTTTGATGAAAACGGCAACTACTATATTTATTATGGTGAGGGTTCGTATACCACTCTCAATAAATCAACTGGTCAGGCCGCGCCTTACAAGAAGCTCAGTTACAATGGTAATCCGGCGCTGTCGTCAACCACCAACGGCGACATAGCGTTTAACGGCACGCAGGGTTATCTCATCTACGAAACCGGTTCTTCAAGGCGCTCTAACGTCTTCGACTTTAATTCGTCGACGGGCGCACTCTCCAATCCCAAGCCAATGACCTTAAACGGCTCGCCCGTGACTTCTGATTCGAACGGCGGGATCAACGGCTTGGCCTACGAACCAGCTTCTGGCACTTTTTATATCAGCACCAGTGGCGGCACCATCACCGGCGGTTTGTACCAGTTGGACGTCAGCAGCGGCGCGATTACCCTCAAAAACAAGATCTCGGGGATCAACGATTTGTCGAGCTGCTCACGGCCTCGGCCTTTTCCGCCCAGCGTGACGAAGGTCTTTAATCCGCCGGCGGCCAACGCGCCTGCGGCGAACAAAGAGCGTGTCAGTACCTTGAGTCTGACCATCAACAACCCCAACGCCGCGCCGCTTTACCTCAACAGCAGTTTCGACGATGTTTTCCCCACCTCACCCGCCCAGATGTCGATTGCTTCGACGCCCAACTTGACCATCACCCCCGCCAATTGCGTAGCGTCCAGCAAAGTGGTGGCCACGGCGGGCGCGACTCGTCTGACGGTTGTAGACGGAGCGGGCTTTGCCTCAGGGAGCTGCACCATTTCGGTCAACGTCACCGTTCCCAAGGCGGGCAGTTATCTCAACACCGTCGCGGCAGGCGAACTCGACACCACCACCGGCAAAAATCCTCAACCGACCAGCGCCACCCTGACGGTCACGCCAGTGGACATCAAAGTGGTGAAAACCGGCCCCGCGACGGCCAACGTGGGCGAGGTCTTTAGCTTTACCGTGACCAGCAGCAACGTCAGCCAAGGTACGGCGCTCAACGTGGTCACGACCGACACGCTGCCTGCCGGTCTGAATTTCGTTTCAGCCGATAACGGCGGCACCTACAACGCTCCGAGCCGTACCGTGACTTGGCCCACTGTGGCGAGTCTGGCTCCCAACGCCAAGCAGGTCTACAGCGTTTCGGTTTCGGCTGATGTGGTCAGCGCCGGACAGAGCTTGACCAACGTGGCCAAAGTCGCCACGCCCACACCTGAAACCGATCTTACCAACAACACCGATCAAGCCACGGTGAAAATCACCAACCCGACGGTGCCGGTGCCTAATTCCGGAACCTGCACAACCGCAGCGCCGTATCTCCAGACCTTCAACAGCGGCGGCCCGCTGGCGGAAGTTCGCAATCACCGCTACTTGACCGATGCGAACACCGTGACCAACACCGATGGTAGCTACACTGTATGGAACCAAATTGACCATACCGGCAACGGTGGCAGCGCCCTGTATTACAACATCGCCAATTTTGAAAACAAGAACGGCGGCAACCTGACTACTCCCGGCCTGCTCTACGAAAGCCAGATCACGGTGCCGGCCGGTTCGACCATCAGCTACGAAAACTATGTTCGCAGCCACTCCAACACCGCGACCCAACTCCAGTACCGCTTTTATGACGGTGTCAGCGGCAGTTTGCTCCAAAGCTACAACGGAGCGCTGGCCACCACCGACTACACCAAACAAAGCGTGCCCAGCTTCGTTTCGCCCAGCAACAAAGTGATTGTTCGCCTCTACACCCTTAAAGATGGCACCACCGCCGATCTCAATGTCCTCAAGCTCGACGACATCAAGCTGACTTGCCCGCTTCCGGCGGCGGCGCTGAGCATCACCAAAACCCACACCCCGGCTACCTTCCAGGTTTTGCAGGCCGGGTTGTACACCATCAACGTTTCCAACGCGGTGAGTTCTGCTGCCACCAGCGGTGTCATTACGGTCAAGGATCAGTTGCCCGTCGGCATCGGCGCGGCGCTGCCCAGTGGCTTCTCGCCTGCGGCAGGCTGGACTTGTACTTACAGCGGTGAAGCGGAACAGGGCGTCGGGTACGCGCCCAACCCCAACGAAGCGCAACTCCTGACCTGCACCACCACCACTGTGCTGGCCAGCGGCAGTTCGGTCAACTTGTCGATCCCCGTGAACGTGACGCCCAAAGCCGGCAGCAACGTCGTGAACAAAGCCAGCGTGGGCGGCGGCGGCGACACCGATCCCCTCCCCGATCCGGCAACGTGTACTGTTGGCGCTCAGTGTGCCCAAGACACGGCTCCCGTCACCCCGCTGCCCGTCCCACCTGCAACTTGCAGCACCGGAACCCCGACCAACTTGCTGGCCTCGCCCATCACTGGCTACCAAGATAACGACAGTGCTACCCTTCAGAGCGACGGCAAGTTGATCACCGACGCTGCGGCGTACAGCACCGGCACCGGCCCTTCCGGCAGCTTCGTGATTGACGGCACCTACTTTTTCAACAACGGCTACGGCCCGATCAGCAAAGCCAGCACCTTGCAGCTCGTTGTCAACGGCACGGTCTACGCCAGCTTCCTCACCGAAGACGCTTACAGTGGCCGGGCCAGTGTGGTTCCTGCCAACGGTGCGAGCTTGGAAGGCGGCGCGGCCAGCCTGACACTCAACCGCTACACCTCCTCCAAAATCTGGGTGACGTTGCCCAGCAGCGTCAAGAGCATCAGCAGCGTACAGGTCAAATTCATCTCGAACGCGTCTGGCGGCGGCGTCAGCGATGATTACGGATTTACCGTAGCCAACGCTCTGGCTTGCACCCAGCCTGCTCCGCCCAAAGCGTTACTGGATAAAACAGTCCAGAACATCACCGCCAATGGCCCAGTGACGAGAGACAGTCTCGGCAAACCCGGTGACGTGTTGGAGTATTGTCTCACCGCTTCAAACATCGG